A portion of the Nitrospira sp. genome contains these proteins:
- the flgN gene encoding flagellar export chaperone FlgN yields MNASISPDQLIQILARESAQCDLLAQNIVHERDAVKRLALQEFHSINQVRTSILNSLGLLREELDVLLRALEERCHVPAASRTLSEILHQAYGTQADVVLQQYERLAEKARAVKQDIAVNQLLIKNVQSFLMRAAEAYRQGPQEDELYSASGVRGTAVGQAVMLKRKG; encoded by the coding sequence GTGAATGCCTCAATCTCTCCTGATCAGTTGATACAGATCCTGGCCCGTGAGTCTGCTCAGTGCGATCTTCTTGCTCAGAATATCGTTCATGAACGAGACGCCGTCAAGCGTTTGGCACTCCAAGAGTTTCACTCGATCAACCAGGTCAGGACGTCGATTCTTAATTCTCTAGGCCTTCTCAGAGAAGAGTTGGACGTGTTGCTCAGAGCACTTGAGGAGAGGTGCCATGTTCCTGCCGCAAGTCGAACGCTGTCCGAAATCTTACACCAGGCTTACGGCACGCAGGCTGATGTCGTACTGCAGCAGTACGAGAGGCTTGCCGAAAAGGCTCGGGCGGTGAAACAAGATATTGCGGTCAATCAGCTTCTGATCAAGAATGTTCAATCATTTTTGATGCGAGCGGCAGAAGCATATCGCCAGGGCCCGCAAGAGGATGAACTGTATTCGGCCTCGGGTGTTCGAGGTACGGCCGTTGGTCAGGCCGTGATGTTGAAACGGAAAGGCTGA
- the flgM gene encoding flagellar biosynthesis anti-sigma factor FlgM, translating to MQISGHGKVDHLAKVLLGVHEAGNAGARQAVVQTKAGKDEVQISAQAKELQRIRELANQPDPERAAHVERIKQSIDSGTYDITGRAVGDALIKQVLTDAVL from the coding sequence ATCTTGCAAAAGTGTTGCTTGGAGTGCATGAGGCAGGGAATGCAGGCGCTCGACAAGCGGTGGTCCAAACCAAGGCCGGTAAGGATGAGGTTCAGATATCTGCGCAGGCAAAGGAGCTGCAACGGATTCGAGAACTAGCAAATCAGCCTGATCCTGAGCGTGCCGCACATGTGGAACGTATCAAACAGAGCATTGACAGCGGCACATACGATATTACTGGTCGTGCAGTTGGGGACGCTCTGATAAAACAAGTTCTGACCGACGCCGTGCTCTAG